A stretch of the Streptomyces sp. NBC_01428 genome encodes the following:
- a CDS encoding TIGR03086 family metal-binding protein has translation MNPGELLERSLAYALGGVAAVPRADLGRPTPCAEWDLGELLQHLDDSLDALHEGVAEGRVGLCPAVPAADPVCAFRARAGALLGAWAAVSAAPPAPAVGDRCLDLGLLAAVGALEIAVHGWDVTQACGRPRPIPAALAADLLPLAPVVVADADRGVRFADPVAVPAGAGPGDVLLAFLGRGPGHDSFPGRRRSVFRE, from the coding sequence GTGAACCCCGGTGAGCTGCTGGAGCGTTCCCTCGCCTACGCGCTGGGCGGGGTCGCCGCCGTCCCGCGCGCGGATCTCGGCCGCCCGACGCCGTGCGCGGAGTGGGACCTCGGGGAACTGCTCCAGCATCTCGACGACTCGCTGGACGCGCTTCACGAGGGAGTTGCCGAGGGCCGGGTCGGGCTGTGCCCCGCCGTGCCCGCCGCCGATCCGGTGTGCGCCTTCCGGGCGCGGGCCGGGGCACTCCTCGGAGCCTGGGCCGCCGTGTCCGCCGCGCCGCCCGCCCCCGCCGTGGGCGACCGCTGCCTCGACCTCGGGCTGCTGGCGGCGGTCGGCGCCCTGGAGATCGCGGTGCACGGCTGGGACGTGACGCAGGCGTGCGGCCGGCCCCGGCCGATACCGGCGGCGCTCGCGGCGGACCTGCTGCCCCTCGCGCCGGTCGTGGTGGCGGACGCCGACCGCGGGGTGCGGTTCGCCGATCCGGTCGCGGTCCCCGCCGGGGCCGGGCCGGGCGACGTGCTCCTCGCCTTCCTGGGACGCGGCCCCGGCCACGATTCCTTTCCGGGGCGGCGCCGGTCCGTCTTCCGTGAGTGA
- a CDS encoding sigma-70 family RNA polymerase sigma factor: protein MTATTDRDEFVRLTGPYRRELLAHCYRMLGSADDAEDLVQETYLRAWRSYEGYEGRASLRTWLYRIATNTCLTALEGRGRRPLPTGLGGPGDAPEGPLRAPATDVPWLQPLPDALLDPATVVAARGTLRLALVAALQNLPARQRAVLILRDVLAWRASEVAAVLDTSTAAVKSTLQRARARLDEVAPEEDLVVEPDGADDRELLDRYMRAFENADMEALLGLLRDGVELEMPPHLEWFSGKKDVLRFLRVRVLSGRAPGWIRMLPVRANGQPAVAAYEAGADGVLRAHSVQVLTVEEGAVARLTVFLDPDRFPGFGLPGVLA from the coding sequence ATGACCGCGACGACGGACCGTGACGAGTTCGTCCGGCTGACCGGCCCGTACCGGCGGGAGCTGCTCGCCCACTGCTACCGCATGCTCGGTTCGGCCGACGACGCGGAGGACCTGGTCCAGGAGACGTACCTGCGGGCCTGGCGCTCCTACGAGGGGTACGAGGGCCGGGCCTCCCTGCGCACCTGGCTCTACCGGATCGCCACCAACACCTGTCTGACGGCGCTGGAGGGGCGAGGGCGGCGTCCGCTGCCCACCGGGCTCGGCGGGCCGGGAGACGCGCCGGAGGGCCCGCTGAGGGCCCCGGCGACGGACGTCCCCTGGCTCCAGCCGCTGCCCGACGCGCTCCTCGACCCGGCGACGGTCGTCGCCGCGCGCGGCACCCTGCGGCTCGCGCTGGTCGCCGCGCTGCAGAACCTGCCCGCGCGGCAGCGGGCCGTGCTGATCCTGCGGGACGTGCTGGCCTGGCGGGCGTCCGAGGTCGCCGCCGTGCTCGACACGTCGACCGCGGCGGTCAAGAGCACCCTCCAGCGCGCGCGTGCCCGCCTCGACGAGGTCGCACCGGAGGAGGACCTGGTGGTCGAGCCCGACGGGGCCGACGACCGCGAACTGCTCGACCGGTACATGCGGGCCTTCGAGAACGCCGACATGGAGGCGCTGCTCGGACTGCTGAGGGACGGCGTCGAGCTGGAGATGCCGCCCCATCTGGAGTGGTTCAGCGGCAAGAAGGACGTCCTGCGCTTCCTGCGGGTACGGGTGCTCTCCGGCCGCGCGCCGGGATGGATCCGCATGCTGCCGGTCCGGGCCAACGGGCAGCCCGCCGTGGCCGCGTACGAAGCCGGTGCCGACGGGGTGCTGCGGGCGCACTCCGTGCAGGTGCTCACCGTCGAGGAGGGGGCCGTCGCACGGCTCACCGTGTTCCTGGACCCGGACCGTTTCCCCGGGTTCGGGCTGCCCGGGGTGCTCGCGTGA
- the scpB gene encoding SMC-Scp complex subunit ScpB → MSEDTMETPAGPRTVADLDLRPALEAVLMVVDEPATEEHLAKILERPKRQIADALRALADDYTVQGRGFELRLIAGGWRFYTRPEYAAAVERFVLDGQQARLTQAALETLAVVAYRQPVSRSRVSAVRGVNCDGVMRTLLQRGLVEEAGAEPETGAILYTTTNYFLERMGLRGLDELPELAPFLPEADAIEAETLEGVPSFDPDAPDTDADDTTTTEL, encoded by the coding sequence GTGAGCGAGGACACCATGGAGACCCCCGCGGGGCCGCGCACCGTCGCCGACCTCGACCTCAGGCCCGCCCTGGAGGCCGTCCTGATGGTCGTGGACGAGCCCGCGACCGAGGAGCACCTCGCGAAAATACTGGAGCGGCCCAAGCGGCAGATCGCGGACGCCCTGCGCGCGCTGGCCGACGACTACACCGTTCAGGGGCGCGGATTCGAGCTGCGGCTGATCGCCGGCGGCTGGCGTTTCTACACCCGGCCCGAGTACGCGGCCGCCGTCGAGCGCTTCGTCCTGGACGGGCAGCAGGCCCGTCTCACCCAGGCGGCACTGGAGACGCTCGCCGTCGTCGCGTACCGCCAGCCGGTCAGCCGATCCAGGGTCTCCGCGGTCCGCGGAGTCAACTGCGACGGCGTGATGCGCACCCTCCTCCAGCGGGGTCTGGTGGAGGAGGCGGGCGCGGAACCCGAAACAGGTGCGATCCTGTACACGACGACGAACTACTTCCTGGAGCGAATGGGCCTTCGCGGTCTGGACGAGCTCCCGGAGCTCGCGCCCTTCCTCCCCGAGGCGGACGCGATCGAAGCAGAGACGCTGGAAGGGGTCCCGTCGTTCGATCCGGATGCACCGGATACAGACGCAGACGACACGACGACGACGGAACTTTGA
- a CDS encoding MFS transporter translates to MTDTTARAPVQQPTPVPARRAWTVVLAGLGALLCSLDVVVVATALPSLRADFGASLSDLEWTINAYNLVFACLTLTGAALGDRFGRRRMYVAGLAVFTLASALAALSGGPGQLIGARVLQGAGAAVLLPLTLTLISEAFPAEKRGVAIGVWGGVTGLGVAAGPVLGGAVTEGLSWQWIFWLNVPTGLVMLPLAALKLRESHGPRPQLDIVGMLLAAVGLTGLAWAPVRAPQAGWGSAEVLGALAVGALFTAAFLGWERSRARYPMLPLGYFRRRAFSTANGVAFLTFMSLLGSLFMITQLFQLGLGNSPLQAGVRILVWTGMPLAVAPLAGALADRFGNRPFMLGGLALQAAGLGLLAWQVEPGVAYGRLVLPLIVAGIGISMVFPTVANAVTSSVPPADAGVAAGVNNALRELGGVFGIAVAAAVFTRYGGYGSAERFVDGCGPALWVSAGVAAVGALVAALAPARAPAQGLDVRRSGARRAESPKAGADG, encoded by the coding sequence ATGACCGACACCACCGCCCGCGCCCCCGTCCAGCAGCCGACGCCCGTGCCCGCACGCCGTGCGTGGACCGTCGTGCTCGCCGGACTGGGGGCGCTGCTCTGCTCCCTGGACGTGGTCGTCGTGGCCACCGCGCTGCCCTCGCTGCGCGCCGACTTCGGGGCGAGCCTGTCCGACCTGGAATGGACGATCAACGCGTACAACCTCGTGTTCGCCTGCCTCACCCTGACCGGTGCCGCGCTCGGCGACCGCTTCGGCAGGCGGCGCATGTACGTCGCCGGACTCGCCGTCTTCACCCTGGCCTCGGCGCTCGCGGCGCTGTCCGGGGGCCCGGGGCAGCTCATCGGCGCGCGGGTGCTCCAGGGCGCCGGCGCGGCCGTCCTGCTGCCGCTCACCCTGACCCTGATCAGCGAGGCGTTCCCGGCCGAGAAGCGGGGCGTGGCCATCGGCGTGTGGGGCGGGGTGACCGGCCTCGGGGTGGCGGCGGGACCCGTTCTCGGCGGGGCCGTCACCGAGGGCCTGTCCTGGCAGTGGATCTTCTGGCTGAACGTGCCCACCGGGCTGGTGATGCTGCCCCTGGCCGCGCTGAAACTGCGCGAGAGTCACGGGCCGCGCCCACAACTCGACATCGTGGGGATGCTGTTGGCGGCCGTCGGACTGACCGGACTCGCCTGGGCGCCGGTGCGCGCCCCGCAGGCGGGCTGGGGGAGCGCCGAGGTGCTGGGCGCACTGGCCGTGGGAGCGCTCTTCACGGCGGCCTTCCTCGGCTGGGAGCGGTCGCGGGCGCGCTACCCGATGCTGCCCCTCGGATACTTCCGCAGGCGGGCCTTCTCCACCGCCAACGGCGTCGCCTTCCTGACCTTCATGTCGCTGCTCGGCTCCCTGTTCATGATCACGCAACTGTTCCAACTGGGGCTCGGGAACTCGCCGTTGCAGGCCGGTGTCCGCATCCTGGTGTGGACCGGCATGCCACTGGCGGTGGCGCCGCTCGCCGGCGCGCTCGCCGACCGGTTCGGCAACCGTCCCTTCATGCTCGGCGGGCTCGCCCTCCAGGCCGCCGGTCTCGGTCTGCTGGCGTGGCAGGTCGAGCCGGGCGTGGCCTACGGGCGGCTGGTCCTTCCGCTGATCGTCGCGGGCATCGGCATCTCGATGGTCTTCCCCACCGTCGCCAACGCGGTGACCTCGTCGGTCCCGCCCGCCGACGCGGGGGTCGCCGCCGGCGTCAACAACGCGCTGCGCGAACTCGGCGGAGTCTTCGGGATCGCCGTCGCCGCGGCCGTGTTCACCCGGTACGGGGGCTACGGCTCGGCCGAGCGGTTCGTCGACGGCTGCGGCCCCGCGCTGTGGGTCTCCGCCGGCGTCGCGGCCGTCGGAGCGCTCGTGGCGGCTCTCGCCCCGGCGCGCGCACCGGCGCAGGGGCTCGACGTGCGCCGGTCCGGAGCCCGTCGGGCCGAGTCTCCGAAGGCGGGGGCCGACGGGTGA
- a CDS encoding segregation and condensation protein A, which produces MPGQAGTGGSGSPGTTPGGAGTAGGDVSGSTAVTDGAAGVEPVEPVDDGVFKVRLSNFEGPFDLLLQLISKHKLDVTEVALSKVTDEFMAHIRAMGPDWDLDQTTEFLVVAATLLDLKAARLLPTAEVEDEGDLALLEARDLLFARLLQYRAYKQIADIFNARLEEEGRRYPRTVGLEAHHAALLPEVVISIGPEGFARLAVKAMQPRPRPQVYVDHIHAPLVSVQEQAGIVVARLRELGEASFRALVEDTDDTLTVVARFLALLELYREKAVALDQEEALGDLMVRWTGGEGEDRPRVTDEFDRPPDPLDDGNRRAGGKPGEPEEEKA; this is translated from the coding sequence GTGCCGGGCCAGGCGGGCACGGGCGGATCCGGCTCGCCCGGCACGACTCCCGGCGGGGCCGGGACAGCGGGCGGCGACGTCTCCGGCTCGACCGCCGTCACCGACGGCGCCGCTGGCGTCGAGCCCGTCGAGCCCGTGGACGACGGGGTCTTCAAGGTGCGGCTCTCGAACTTCGAGGGACCCTTCGACCTGCTGCTCCAGCTCATCTCGAAGCACAAGCTCGACGTCACCGAGGTGGCTCTGTCGAAGGTGACCGACGAGTTCATGGCGCACATCCGGGCGATGGGCCCGGACTGGGACCTCGACCAGACGACCGAGTTCCTGGTCGTCGCGGCCACCCTGCTCGACCTGAAGGCCGCCCGCCTGCTGCCGACCGCCGAGGTCGAGGACGAGGGCGACCTGGCCCTCCTGGAGGCACGGGACCTGCTGTTCGCACGGCTGCTCCAGTACCGCGCGTACAAGCAGATCGCCGACATCTTCAACGCCCGGCTCGAAGAGGAGGGCCGCCGCTACCCGCGTACCGTCGGCCTGGAGGCGCACCACGCGGCGCTGCTGCCCGAGGTGGTCATCAGCATCGGGCCGGAGGGCTTCGCCCGGCTCGCCGTGAAGGCGATGCAGCCCAGACCCAGGCCGCAGGTCTACGTCGACCACATCCACGCCCCGCTCGTCAGCGTGCAGGAGCAGGCGGGGATCGTGGTGGCGCGGCTGAGGGAACTGGGCGAGGCCAGTTTCCGGGCGCTGGTCGAGGACACCGACGACACCCTCACCGTCGTCGCCCGCTTCCTGGCCCTGCTGGAGCTCTACCGGGAGAAGGCCGTCGCCCTGGACCAGGAGGAGGCCCTCGGGGACCTGATGGTGCGCTGGACGGGCGGCGAGGGCGAGGACCGGCCGAGGGTGACGGACGAGTTCGACCGGCCCCCGGACCCGCTGGACGACGGGAACAGGCGGGCGGGCGGGAAGCCCGGGGAACCCGAGGAGGAGAAGGCGTGA
- a CDS encoding NUDIX hydrolase: MTSEDGRAPGGTRPEGYDKYAFEPFAVTVDLAVLTVRAGALQVLLVERGQEPYAGHWALPGGFVLPHESAEAAARRELAEETGLSDISGLHLEQLRTYSEPDRDPRMRIVSVAFAALIADAPEPHGGGDAAQAQWLRFNALAPLAFDHDRILADAHERVGAKFEYSCLATSFCPPEFTLGELQQVYETVWGTALDRPNFRRKVLATPGFVEQVPGAARLTGGRGKPAALYRAGGAKALHPPLLRPTSEGRP, translated from the coding sequence GTGACGTCGGAGGACGGCCGCGCACCGGGCGGTACGAGGCCCGAGGGATACGACAAGTACGCCTTCGAGCCGTTCGCCGTCACCGTCGACCTGGCCGTCCTGACCGTGCGCGCGGGCGCACTCCAGGTGCTGCTCGTCGAGCGCGGCCAGGAGCCGTACGCCGGCCACTGGGCACTGCCCGGCGGCTTCGTGCTGCCCCACGAGTCCGCGGAGGCGGCGGCACGCCGCGAACTCGCCGAGGAGACGGGCCTGTCGGACATCTCGGGGCTCCACCTGGAACAGCTGCGCACCTACAGCGAACCCGACCGCGACCCCCGGATGCGGATCGTCTCCGTCGCGTTCGCCGCGCTCATCGCCGACGCGCCCGAACCGCACGGCGGCGGAGACGCGGCGCAGGCCCAGTGGCTGCGGTTCAACGCGCTCGCCCCGCTCGCCTTCGACCACGACCGCATCCTCGCCGACGCCCACGAACGGGTGGGCGCCAAGTTCGAGTACTCCTGTCTCGCCACCTCCTTCTGTCCGCCCGAGTTCACCCTCGGAGAACTGCAGCAGGTCTACGAGACCGTGTGGGGCACCGCTCTCGACCGGCCCAACTTCCGCCGCAAGGTCCTCGCGACGCCGGGTTTCGTCGAACAGGTCCCCGGTGCCGCGCGCCTCACGGGCGGCCGCGGCAAGCCCGCCGCCCTGTACCGCGCGGGCGGCGCGAAAGCACTGCACCCACCCCTGCTGCGCCCCACCTCGGAAGGACGGCCCTGA
- a CDS encoding pseudouridine synthase — protein MRSSGSGSGRNSGRGNPRGTGGSGSSRGSGGSGGARGSGGGPRGTGGGGAPRGAGGSRGAGGSAGSRGAGSQPRSDDQPKRPSKPRPEERRYDVGPGGTHEGPKSGRGASARGGAKGGPKQSQQRGGRTEPSRSREYETRTEERNRDRYAGKPDIKLPKTFPGAEEEGERLQKILARAGYGSRRACEELVDQARVEVNGEIVLEQGLRVDPEKDEIKVDGLTVATQSYQFFSLNKPAGVVSTMEDNEGRQCLGDYVTNRETRLFHVGRLDTETEGVILLTNHGELAHRLTHPKYGVKKVYLAHIVGPIPRDLGKRLKDGIQLEDGYAKADHFRVVEQTGKNYLVEVTLHEGRKHIVRRMLAEAGFPVDKLVRVSFGPITLGDQKSGWLRRLSNTEVGMLMAEVGL, from the coding sequence ATGCGAAGCAGTGGCAGTGGCAGCGGCAGGAACAGCGGGCGCGGCAACCCGCGGGGAACCGGCGGGAGCGGCAGCTCGCGTGGGTCCGGCGGGAGCGGCGGTGCGCGCGGAAGCGGCGGCGGTCCGCGGGGGACCGGCGGAGGCGGCGCCCCCCGTGGGGCCGGCGGTTCGCGTGGGGCCGGCGGGAGCGCGGGATCGCGCGGAGCCGGCTCCCAGCCGAGGAGCGACGACCAGCCGAAGCGTCCCAGCAAGCCCCGTCCCGAGGAGCGTCGCTACGACGTAGGCCCCGGCGGCACGCACGAGGGCCCGAAGTCCGGGCGCGGCGCCTCGGCGCGCGGCGGCGCCAAGGGCGGCCCCAAGCAGAGCCAGCAGCGCGGCGGCCGCACGGAGCCCTCGCGCTCCCGTGAGTACGAGACGCGGACCGAGGAGCGCAACCGCGACCGGTACGCGGGCAAGCCCGACATCAAGCTCCCCAAGACCTTCCCGGGTGCCGAGGAGGAGGGCGAGCGTCTCCAGAAGATCCTCGCGCGAGCGGGCTACGGTTCGCGGCGTGCCTGCGAGGAACTGGTCGACCAGGCCAGGGTCGAGGTCAACGGCGAGATCGTCCTGGAGCAGGGGCTGCGCGTCGACCCGGAGAAGGACGAGATCAAGGTCGACGGCCTGACGGTCGCGACGCAGTCGTACCAGTTCTTCTCGCTGAACAAGCCCGCCGGTGTCGTCTCCACCATGGAGGACAACGAGGGCCGTCAGTGCCTCGGCGACTACGTGACGAACCGTGAGACGCGGCTCTTCCACGTCGGCCGGCTCGACACCGAGACCGAGGGCGTCATCCTGCTCACCAACCACGGTGAGCTCGCACACCGGCTGACCCACCCCAAGTACGGCGTGAAGAAGGTCTACCTCGCGCACATCGTCGGCCCGATCCCGCGTGACCTGGGCAAGCGGCTCAAGGACGGCATCCAGCTGGAGGACGGGTACGCCAAGGCGGACCACTTCCGCGTCGTCGAGCAGACCGGCAAGAACTACCTCGTCGAGGTGACCCTGCACGAGGGCCGCAAGCACATCGTGCGCCGCATGCTCGCCGAGGCCGGCTTCCCGGTCGACAAGCTGGTGCGCGTCTCCTTCGGCCCGATCACGCTGGGCGACCAGAAGTCGGGCTGGCTGCGCCGCCTGTCCAACACCGAGGTCGGCATGCTGATGGCCGAGGTCGGCCTCTAG